The Candidatus Anoxymicrobium japonicum genome window below encodes:
- a CDS encoding AURKAIP1/COX24 domain-containing protein → MSSVVKKRRKKMRKKKHKKQLKKNRHKNK, encoded by the coding sequence CTGAGCTCGGTTGTCAAAAAGAGGCGCAAGAAAATGCGCAAGAAAAAACATAAGAAGCAACTCAAGAAGAACCGTCACAAGAACAAGTAG